The Priestia megaterium NBRC 15308 = ATCC 14581 region AAAAGCACAGAGGAAATCTTTACTCACAGCTGGTCTATGCCGCATACTTGGCTAATTGAAAATTATGTGACAGCGTGGAAAAGTGGAATATCTTCTTACTTTTTAAACAGTGTGATCGTCACGGGCGCGTCTTGTTTTTTGACGGTCCTGGTCAGTGCGTTAGGAGCTTATGGACTATCACGCTTTGAGTTTCAAGGAAAAGCTTTTGTCCTCATTATATGTCTCGGAGGACTTATGCTTTCTCCTCAGGTAAGTTTAATCCCTTTGTATAGCATTATTCAAAAACTTGGAATCTATAATACACACTTGGCACTGATTCTCCCTTATGTTGCTTATCGAATTCCTTTAACCATTTTGTTAATTCGAGCTTATTTTCTTTCGATTCCAAAAGAACTGGAGGAAGCAGCTCGGTTAGATGGATGTACAAGCTTAGGGATTTTATTTCGAATTTTTATTCCAATGAGCACGCCCATTTTATTAACAACGACAATTTTGACAGCTTACTACACATGGAATGAATTTATGTTTGCCATTATCTTTATCGACGATGACAGTTTACGTACAATCCCAGCAGGATTAATGCAATTTAGAGACGCTTTGCAAACAGATTGGGGGGTATTACTAGCTGGACTGACCATTTCAGCAGCACCGATTGTTATGTTGTTTTTATTTATGCAAAAATATTTTATCCGTGGCATTGCTAACGGAAGTGTTAAATAATAGGAGGACAAGCAGATGAAACTAATTGGAGTAGGGGATAATGTAGTAGATTACTATAAAGATCAAGGAAAGATCTATCCAGGCGGCAACGCGCTAAATGTGGCCGTATTTTATAATAGATTGAGCAATCATCAGTCTTCCTATATGGGAATCGTGGGGAATGACGAATCGGCAGAGCATGTAGTAAATACTCTGCAGCAAGAAAAGATGGATATTAGCAGAGTAAGAAGAGCTGTAGGAGAGAATGGAATGGCGATTGTAACACTTGATGAACAAGGTGATCGAGTTTTTGTAGGATCAAATAAAGGGGGCGTTCAATCTAGGTTAAAACTAATGCTGAATGAATCGGATTTAACCTATATTCGCCAGCACGATCTTCTTCATACGAGCGTTTTTAGTCATTTAGAATCTGACCTTCCGTTGCTACATAAAATCATTGATATTTCCTTTGATTTTTCTACAAGATACGATGAGGAATATTTACAGCAAGTATGTCCAT contains the following coding sequences:
- a CDS encoding carbohydrate ABC transporter permease, with product MQMPKTNVTLPNVVNTATKERKKKRYTGVTIVYVGLIVYFIVIAYPLLWMIISSFKSTEEIFTHSWSMPHTWLIENYVTAWKSGISSYFLNSVIVTGASCFLTVLVSALGAYGLSRFEFQGKAFVLIICLGGLMLSPQVSLIPLYSIIQKLGIYNTHLALILPYVAYRIPLTILLIRAYFLSIPKELEEAARLDGCTSLGILFRIFIPMSTPILLTTTILTAYYTWNEFMFAIIFIDDDSLRTIPAGLMQFRDALQTDWGVLLAGLTISAAPIVMLFLFMQKYFIRGIANGSVK
- a CDS encoding fructoselysine 6-kinase encodes the protein MKLIGVGDNVVDYYKDQGKIYPGGNALNVAVFYNRLSNHQSSYMGIVGNDESAEHVVNTLQQEKMDISRVRRAVGENGMAIVTLDEQGDRVFVGSNKGGVQSRLKLMLNESDLTYIRQHDLLHTSVFSHLESDLPLLHKIIDISFDFSTRYDEEYLQQVCPYISYAFFSGSSLPEEECMNLIKRVHLLGTSVVCVTRGEEGALLSVENQLFKQPIIPTNVVDTLGAGDSFIAGFLSSYLPEKNIAKALHNGSLVASQTCQNYGAFGYGKEYHTDCAIVLK